TCAGAAGAAGATTTCACAATCATCCAAGGACCTAAGTTTCCCGGACCGCGTTTTCCTTTCCACAGTTTTGTAGCTGTTTAACGTAAAAGACGACGGTACTTAATTTCGacattatttacataacaCGCATTTACACGATATGTTACAATCTTTTCTTCGGCAGTGAACCGAAGGCCGATATAACGGTAGGTTTGGCGCCGGTGACGGATGACGTAAGGGTCGTCAAGGTGGGTTGTGCGAGAAGTACAGTGGGCTTGGCTGTCGCGGCTGCTGCCGCTGCTGCCGcgacggcggcagcggcggcaaCGTTGCCGGTCGCCACTTGATCCCACTTACTTTTCCGTTTCTTGGCATCGATATCCTCAGCGCCGGTGGCGGAGCTATTGGGTCGCTTCGCGGTGCCGGACACGATCTCGATTTTTGTCTTTTCTTTGCGCGCCTTCTCGAGTTTTTCCATTTCCGTTTTCTGCACCATGGCAAGTTCCTCGTAGTACGAGTCCTTGGTCCATTTGAACGGGTCGAATCTGTCCGGCGGATAGTTGGTGCCCAGCTCATTTATGCTACAAAACTGAATGAGTTTTTCGTAAATGGAGGGATTCCGGAACTCCTTGCGTTGCTGAATCAACACGTTCATGTCCAGACCCCCACTTTCCATTTTTCGATATAACCTTGTGATCTTGTCCTGCAGTTCGGCGGGACATTGGCCTGGCGGTTCCGGCGGTATCGTCACACCGTAAAGATCCGCCGCCTCACCGCTATTATCTGAAAGCAATTCTCCGGGACGCGAGGAGGGCGACCGACGCTCAGCGCTGCCGACAGCGACGGCAGcgacggcggcagcggcggcaaTAGTGGCAGTGGCAGTGCCAGTAACGACCGCAGCCAGGAGACCATTCTCCTCTGGATGTTCCGCGGCTGTCGCGGCGATCGTCGCGCTCGTCGCCGTCAAtaatgacgacgacgatgacgacggcgCCGGCAGCGGCAGTACAGCAACGGCCACCCCCTCGTCATCGGAGACTACCGTGTCATCAAAATAAGAGACCAATCGCTGCACCTTTGTAGCCGCTTCCGGCAAGTCGCTACTACCGGCTGACTTGCCGACGGCGGGACTGTGCGAGGCTGAACGGCCTCCAGATATGGGACTGGTGCCAGATCGGGCCTGGGGCTGACGACCGACTTGGGCATTATGCGGGGCAGACCCCTGGGGAGTGATCGAATTCTCCTCCTGCAGGCGCTCGTCTTCCACCCCGTCCTCGCCCTCCGAGTCGGTATAGGTGGCCGTGAGAGATGCCAGAGCAACACTTTGTACAGACATGGTTAGTTGGCTTTGAGTGCCCGCCGTGCTACCAAGCGATATTTTGTGTGGGAACTCACCAGTCTGGCGTAGCGCGGCCTGGCCCAGCGCCCAGCTCTTGTGCCACGTGAGGGCTTTAGGCGCGGGGACAGGGAGGCTTTATTGGGCCTGATGGGCGTGTTGAGCTTTGATCGCTTTTAGTACGAACCTGGAATTATAACGTACATATTTATGAACATGTTACAAGAATAACTTTCGTATTAGTTGGATAATTCAAAGTATTGACACATTAGTGTGTCCAACTTTGTTTCATTGCTTCTTTTTTGTCATATTGTTGTTGTATTCATTGAAAAACGACGTGCAATGGATatattgaagaatattttgtaaatgatATCGTCATttctgtgaaaattttttacctaaactaaaattattattgcattactTTCAatggataaattaataaaataaataaataagtaaatgaCGTAAACAAAGAATTGAAAAAGCATACAGAAACCGTCTAATTGATTCATTTGAGGTCAAGCTAACAAGCGGATTTTAGGTTAGATTCTAATTGATAACTCGAAATGTTAATGAAGAAAAAGTTTCACTCACCTCAAACTTTCCAACATCCACGATAACTGCCTTCAGTTGAAATCTGTTCCTTTACACACTATAATTCTTAATCCAATCGTAACTAAATACTCAATAAATCAAGATTACTCCACCATCGGCGCATTTCTTCCCGAGATACTTTGCGTTCGTAATGTCAGCGTTACAGTTCGGCCAATTTCGGAAGTGTTCGGTAGAATAATACAATAGGTATAAAACCAGTGACGCCAGATTTGAGATGCAAGCAGCAAATAGCATGAGAGAGGAAATATCGTACACAGGCGCGAACTACATACATGTGAGCTCCACGCTTTGGCTAACTTCGATTGCCGATATCTCGCTAGCCCAGAAAAGCAAGAAGATGATTGGTCACTGTACCGACTTCCGTCACGTGAACATGTCAACGCGTTCTGTGTGCAGAAGCTCTTATTTCAAGGGTCTCTAGCATCGCATGTGGCGCGCCATGGTGAGGTACGGCGGGCACTAGAAGCAAACGACTCCAATATGGCGAATGTAAGGGACAGCGATACGTCGTTGTGGCTGCATAACAAGCTTGGTACATCAAACGATAGCTGGACTGGTAGCTCAATTTGTTCGCAGCTCAATGCTGAGGTACTGCGGAACATCAAGGATTGTTTTCCCGATCTACAGACGCAGGTCAAGCTCAAACTACTACTGTCGTTCTTTCACATACCGAGACGCAATGTGGAAGAGGTAAGCGCGCGCTTGCTTGCACCtgatattttcgtatttttcaaCGACCGCCGTTctgttgaataaaaataaacataaattcttGGCATGTGCAAGATTAATAATacgcataaattttttaatctaatatttgtttatcatgcacgcattaaatttatttgattcttaTCAATTGTGATGTTTTTGAGACGTTTAGTATAAGGGCTTCtatatagttaatatttaCGATTTTCTATGATTTCCTCATTCATTAGAACGGAAAAATTGTAACTGCTATATAAGACTTATGGCATAATTTGACTGTCCtgactatttttattatgaaatcttgtaataaacaaatctattttaatttttatgttattaaaattttatttttaaataacagtgGCGTGTGGAGCTGGAGGAAATTATTGAGGTTGCATCTTTGGACAGTGAGCTATGGGTATCAATGTTATCCGAAGCGATGAAAACCTTTCCATCGACTGGTTCTTTGAACACAGACATTACTGATTTGGATGAACATAGACCAATCTTTGGCGATTTGGTTAATGAATTAAGGAAACTTCTGAAGAAGCAAAATGATCCCGCTATGCTCCCTTTAGAATGTCATTATCTCAATAAGACTGCGTTGACTTCAGTGGTAGGTCAGCAACCTACaccaataaaacattttactcTCAAAAGGAAACCAAAAAGTGCAGCTTTGAGAGCAGAATTGCTCCAAAAAAGTACTGATGCTGCTAATAATCTGAAAAAGAGCACAGCTCCTACTGTGCCAGTAAGGAGCAGAGGAATGCCAAGAAAAATGACAGATACAagtaagtataaaattatgaatgtaTACTATATTAGTATCACTTCTCTGTGATGTATTGCATGACTGTATTTACTTTTTTCAGCACCTCTCAAAGGTATTCCAAGCAGAGTTCCAACAAGTGGTTTTCGATCTCCTTCACTTACAAGCACTTCTATGTCCAATAGAACATCCATCAGTAGTAGAATTCGAAAAGATGGCggtattaaattattggaCATTAATGAGCAACCTCTCGGATATGCGCAAGcaaagaagaggaagaggatgTTGGAATTGGAAGAGCAGCAGAAGAAGGTTGCAGAAGCGCAAGCGGCCGCTGCTGCTGCAGCTACTTCTGCCGTCTCGCCAGCTGCAGAAACTCCAGCGACTCCTGAATACGCGCAGGGACTTGCTTCGATAAATCCACCTGCCACGCCAGTTGCACCAGTAGCAGTTACAGCACAGTCATACGTTGCGCCAAGCACACCAAGCAGCATTGCAGTTACAACCACAACGCAAACATGTAAGACCggtattaaacataaaaacgTTACAGTTCTGCTGTTTTGTTTGGATTTTAATTAAGCCTTTTTTGTTGCAGCTACTACGCTAACTACTCCCACAACATCTATTACTGTACTACCTGTAAGTTCACCAACGGTGATAAAACCTGTGGAAACTACGCCTGTCGCTGTTCAAACTGTCAGACCAGCTCAAACAGTGACAGAGATTCAAAGTACTGTATATCGTATACACAGTACTGCGCAACCTAATGCAGCGGCTAACACAAGAAAAGGCCTGTCTCTTACGGTAAGTTGTACAAAATTTCACTTagttatacatacatatatatagagttataaatataagattctCACTATTTATCATGTTTCAGCGAGAACAAATGTTGGAAGCGCAAGAAATGTTTAGAACTGCAAATAAAGTAACACGTCCAGAGAAAGCTCTAATCTTAGGTTTTATGGCTGGCTCTAGaggtatgtgtatataaattttttatgtattttatatatatattatagagaGTAAGTTATACATCCATAATACCATTGGTTATTTTATTGGCAGATAATCCTTGTCCAAAATTGGGCAACATAGTCACAGTGATGCTATCGGAGAATATAGAGGAAGTAACACAATCAGACGGAACAACTGTTCCAATGTTAGTGGAAACGCACTTCCAAATGAACTACACGAATGGCGAATGGAAGAGGATAAAGAAGAATCGACGTATCGTGACGGAAGAATCTACATCAACATCTACTCCTGGGCCAAATGCTACCGCAACGGCTTCCAATTGAAAATACTTGTTCAGATCGATAATATAATAGGATagaatctata
This genomic window from Linepithema humile isolate Giens D197 chromosome 5, Lhum_UNIL_v1.0, whole genome shotgun sequence contains:
- the LOC105675475 gene encoding SAP30-binding protein, with protein sequence MSVQSVALASLTATYTDSEGEDGVEDERLQEENSITPQGSAPHNAQVGRQPQARSGTSPISGGRSASHSPAVGKSAGSSDLPEAATKVQRLVSYFDDTVVSDDEGVAVAVLPLPAPSSSSSSLLTATSATIAATAAEHPEENGLLAAVVTGTATATIAAAAAVAAVAVGSAERRSPSSRPGELLSDNSGEAADLYGVTIPPEPPGQCPAELQDKITRLYRKMESGGLDMNVLIQQRKEFRNPSIYEKLIQFCSINELGTNYPPDRFDPFKWTKDSYYEELAMVQKTEMEKLEKARKEKTKIEIVSGTAKRPNSSATGAEDIDAKKRKSKWDQVATGNVAAAAAVAAAAAAAATAKPTVLLAQPTLTTLTSSVTGAKPTVISAFGSLPKKRL
- the Nelf-A gene encoding negative elongation factor A, translating into MANVRDSDTSLWLHNKLGTSNDSWTGSSICSQLNAEVLRNIKDCFPDLQTQVKLKLLLSFFHIPRRNVEEWRVELEEIIEVASLDSELWVSMLSEAMKTFPSTGSLNTDITDLDEHRPIFGDLVNELRKLLKKQNDPAMLPLECHYLNKTALTSVVGQQPTPIKHFTLKRKPKSAALRAELLQKSTDAANNLKKSTAPTVPVRSRGMPRKMTDTTPLKGIPSRVPTSGFRSPSLTSTSMSNRTSISSRIRKDGGIKLLDINEQPLGYAQAKKRKRMLELEEQQKKVAEAQAAAAAAATSAVSPAAETPATPEYAQGLASINPPATPVAPVAVTAQSYVAPSTPSSIAVTTTTQTSTTLTTPTTSITVLPVSSPTVIKPVETTPVAVQTVRPAQTVTEIQSTVYRIHSTAQPNAAANTRKGLSLTREQMLEAQEMFRTANKVTRPEKALILGFMAGSRDNPCPKLGNIVTVMLSENIEEVTQSDGTTVPMLVETHFQMNYTNGEWKRIKKNRRIVTEESTSTSTPGPNATATASN